The Paenibacillus sp. FSL R7-0204 genome includes a region encoding these proteins:
- a CDS encoding GNAT family N-acetyltransferase: protein MIQINLDIRAEEVPGLRETVGWSRRDSDYPALFQRCNFWAGARDPEGRLIAFGYVAGTGLEHGYMEDIIVHPDYQRRGVGQQLVKELLNESIRRGLTIVTLTYSREHKEFYEKCGFSSTAAGIWRAEEGK, encoded by the coding sequence ATGATTCAGATTAACTTGGACATTCGCGCGGAGGAGGTTCCCGGTTTAAGAGAAACCGTGGGCTGGTCAAGAAGAGACTCTGACTATCCAGCCCTGTTTCAGCGATGCAATTTCTGGGCAGGAGCCAGAGATCCCGAAGGGAGACTCATCGCTTTTGGCTATGTTGCCGGAACGGGTCTGGAGCACGGGTATATGGAGGATATTATCGTCCATCCAGATTATCAGAGGCGCGGAGTGGGGCAGCAGCTTGTTAAGGAGCTATTGAACGAGTCTATTCGACGCGGATTGACCATAGTAACCCTCACTTATAGCCGTGAGCATAAGGAGTTCTATGAGAAGTGCGGCTTCTCGTCTACAGCGGCCGGAATTTGGCGGGCGGAGGAAGGAAAGTAA
- a CDS encoding ABC transporter ATP-binding protein codes for MTTALIELKQITKRYDQPKQANVSIMEDINLHIKEGELVSILGPSGSGKSTLLRIIAGLVPPSQGTVLYNGQEIAGTHPGVGMVFQSFALFPWLTVLENVKLGLANKPLREADKMRKALSVIDMIGLDGFEGAYPKELSGGMRQRVGIGRALVMEPDILLMDEPFSALDVLTAENLKRDLLELWTERQIPTKCIIMVTHSIEEAVYMSDRAIVLSRDPARVISDIPIVLPHWRDKQDPQFTSLVDRIYSILTQREVKSTDPNEEQKNTIEKIQPVPAGALTGFIELIDDLGQQVDLYKLADQLSLKLEDFLPIVEAVEMLHFAAVLHGDIELTEIGRQFANASVLFRKEIFKDQVLKHVPIMEKIIWILQSKSNNKMERAFFAEIFEKHFGAEEAALQLDIVIDWGRYAELIAYDKKAKVLYLENDSD; via the coding sequence ATGACCACAGCATTGATTGAATTAAAGCAAATCACCAAACGTTATGATCAGCCGAAACAGGCAAATGTGAGCATTATGGAGGATATCAACCTTCATATTAAAGAAGGCGAGCTAGTCTCGATCCTGGGGCCTTCAGGTTCAGGGAAATCGACTCTTCTGCGCATCATTGCAGGTCTTGTCCCTCCTTCACAAGGCACGGTGCTCTATAATGGACAAGAGATTGCCGGCACCCATCCGGGCGTAGGAATGGTGTTCCAATCGTTTGCGTTGTTTCCTTGGCTGACCGTCCTGGAGAATGTGAAGCTGGGACTTGCGAACAAACCGTTACGCGAAGCCGATAAAATGCGTAAAGCGCTCTCGGTCATCGATATGATTGGCCTTGACGGCTTTGAAGGAGCCTACCCCAAAGAATTGTCAGGAGGGATGCGGCAGCGCGTGGGCATCGGCCGGGCACTCGTCATGGAGCCGGATATTCTTCTGATGGATGAACCGTTCTCGGCTCTTGACGTATTGACCGCAGAAAACTTGAAGCGCGACCTGCTCGAATTGTGGACGGAGCGGCAAATTCCTACCAAATGCATTATTATGGTCACCCACAGTATAGAGGAAGCTGTCTATATGTCAGACCGGGCGATCGTCTTATCCAGAGATCCCGCCCGTGTGATCTCCGATATTCCCATTGTGCTGCCGCACTGGCGGGATAAGCAAGATCCGCAGTTCACCTCGCTGGTAGACCGCATCTATTCTATACTGACCCAAAGGGAAGTGAAATCTACCGATCCGAACGAAGAACAGAAAAATACCATCGAGAAAATTCAACCGGTTCCGGCAGGTGCCCTCACAGGCTTCATTGAATTGATTGACGATCTAGGCCAACAAGTGGACCTGTACAAACTAGCCGATCAATTAAGTCTGAAGCTGGAAGATTTCCTGCCCATCGTCGAAGCGGTGGAAATGCTGCATTTTGCTGCGGTTCTGCATGGAGATATCGAGTTGACAGAGATTGGACGCCAGTTTGCCAATGCAAGTGTTCTGTTCCGGAAGGAAATTTTTAAAGACCAGGTTCTGAAGCATGTTCCCATCATGGAGAAAATCATCTGGATTCTGCAATCAAAATCCAATAACAAAATGGAACGGGCCTTTTTCGCGGAGATTTTTGAAAAGCATTTTGGGGCAGAAGAAGCCGCTCTTCAACTGGACATTGTGATCGACTGGGGCAGATATGCTGAACTGATTGCCTACGACAAAAAAGCAAAGGTGTTGTATCTGGAAAATGATTCAGATTAA
- a CDS encoding ABC transporter permease — MQMNFYQQGNQRRPFGWADILVISLLLSILYAAAKLGSGMQVPLDPDQLASLSLDPKWLPYYAGRSLLRMFIAFGASLIFTFVYGRIAADNRTAEKFMIPAIDILQSVPVLGFLSATVLAFMALFPGSLLGVELASIFAIFTSQVWNMTLSYYHSLKTIPRELNEAAAMNQLGGWHRFTKLEAPFSMIGLVWNSMMSFGGGWFFLAASESISVLNQDLHLPGIGTYMALAADDGNIRALIYAILTMIVLIVMVDQLFWRPVIAWSQKFKNEQTEAGEVSTSWVLNLLKRASFVHYLNRKLRRGVHDGFLRLAARSAQLKLPHVPLKVKKAIQWLILSAVVILILRYLYSGILEIAQLSWSELIHVVYLGLLTALRVVVSTLLAVIWTLPVGVFIGTNPRLSRIVQPVVQVLSSFPANMAFPIFTILYLKFGISMEIGAIPLMMLGTQWYVLFNVIAGAMAIPSDLKEAAVTLKLTRWQTWKTLILPAVFPFLVTGCITASGGAWNASIVSEIVSWKDQDLQAAGLGTFIAQATTNGNWPEIIWGILVMCLLVVIMNRLVWRRLYALAESKYHLD, encoded by the coding sequence ATGCAAATGAACTTTTACCAGCAAGGGAACCAGCGAAGACCATTCGGCTGGGCGGATATTCTCGTCATTTCCTTGTTGTTATCCATCCTGTATGCCGCAGCGAAGCTAGGCTCGGGTATGCAGGTGCCACTGGACCCGGATCAATTAGCCTCCTTAAGTCTGGACCCCAAATGGCTTCCTTACTATGCAGGCCGCTCGCTGCTGCGGATGTTTATCGCTTTTGGAGCATCCCTGATCTTCACCTTCGTGTACGGCCGCATCGCGGCGGATAACCGGACTGCAGAGAAGTTTATGATTCCCGCCATTGATATCCTGCAATCCGTTCCTGTACTTGGATTCCTGTCGGCCACAGTACTGGCCTTCATGGCCTTGTTCCCGGGCAGCCTGCTCGGCGTGGAACTGGCTTCGATCTTCGCTATTTTTACCAGCCAGGTCTGGAATATGACCCTTAGCTATTATCATTCCCTTAAGACGATTCCGCGCGAGCTGAATGAGGCTGCCGCGATGAACCAATTGGGCGGATGGCATCGGTTCACAAAGCTGGAAGCCCCCTTTTCGATGATCGGTCTGGTATGGAACAGCATGATGTCATTTGGCGGGGGCTGGTTCTTCCTCGCGGCCAGCGAGTCGATCAGCGTGTTGAACCAGGACTTGCATCTGCCCGGAATCGGGACGTACATGGCCTTGGCCGCAGATGACGGCAATATTAGGGCGCTTATCTATGCGATCCTGACGATGATCGTGCTGATTGTGATGGTAGACCAATTATTCTGGCGTCCGGTGATTGCCTGGAGTCAGAAATTCAAGAATGAACAGACGGAAGCAGGCGAGGTGTCTACCTCATGGGTATTGAATCTTCTGAAGCGGGCCAGCTTTGTTCATTATCTTAACCGTAAGCTGCGCCGTGGGGTTCATGACGGATTCCTGCGGCTTGCTGCCCGAAGCGCACAGTTGAAGCTGCCACATGTCCCGTTAAAGGTCAAAAAGGCCATTCAATGGCTAATCCTGTCTGCGGTAGTTATTCTTATACTCCGATATTTGTATTCGGGTATTCTTGAAATTGCCCAATTAAGCTGGAGCGAGCTGATTCATGTGGTGTACCTCGGCCTGCTGACCGCACTGAGGGTAGTCGTCTCAACACTGCTGGCTGTAATCTGGACGCTGCCTGTAGGCGTGTTCATCGGAACAAATCCGCGGCTATCACGAATTGTTCAGCCTGTTGTGCAGGTTCTGTCTTCTTTTCCGGCCAACATGGCGTTTCCAATATTCACGATTCTGTACTTGAAGTTTGGAATATCGATGGAGATTGGGGCCATTCCGCTGATGATGCTGGGTACACAATGGTATGTATTATTTAATGTGATTGCCGGAGCAATGGCCATTCCTTCCGATCTCAAGGAAGCTGCTGTGACTTTAAAATTAACACGCTGGCAGACCTGGAAGACGCTCATTCTTCCCGCTGTTTTCCCCTTCCTCGTCACTGGCTGCATTACGGCAAGCGGAGGCGCCTGGAACGCCAGCATCGTCTCCGAAATCGTCTCCTGGAAGGATCAAGATCTGCAGGCAGCCGGGTTAGGTACATTCATTGCGCAAGCCACCACGAACGGGAACTGGCCGGAGATCATCTGGGGCATTCTCGTCATGTGCCTGCTCGTTGTGATCATGAACCGTCTGGTATGGCGCAGGCTGTATGCCTTAGCTGAAAGCAAATATCACTTGGATTAG
- a CDS encoding ABC transporter permease translates to MNASSGRKTIRILRAELDKLMTLPWTWTAVMVTFLVHLLLTAAFTSASLQEGAAGPGILNTGLASMTYLQAGFIILGILAACSEYTGGQIRTTLTASPWRGRQLFMKHLALTLITIPAAFILTASGVLYAGWRLDGHPAGVEPHDVIQALLGATGYLTLTTLLSAAIGALLRRTLPALVILLGYYFIISPWSRELLPAYFPDTAGRYMYLLPSSGELNVLTPVQGGGILMIWTVSLVAIAIVFYRIRDA, encoded by the coding sequence ATGAATGCCTCATCCGGCAGGAAGACTATACGAATCCTTAGGGCTGAACTGGACAAGCTGATGACATTGCCATGGACATGGACTGCTGTTATGGTTACATTTCTTGTTCATCTGCTTTTGACCGCAGCCTTCACTTCCGCCTCTCTGCAGGAAGGAGCCGCAGGCCCCGGAATCCTGAATACAGGACTTGCCTCAATGACCTATCTTCAGGCAGGGTTCATTATTCTGGGGATCTTGGCGGCTTGCTCGGAGTATACAGGCGGACAGATCCGGACAACGTTAACGGCAAGCCCCTGGCGCGGGCGCCAATTATTCATGAAGCATCTGGCACTCACCCTGATTACGATTCCCGCGGCGTTTATCCTTACAGCCTCTGGTGTTCTATATGCAGGCTGGAGACTGGACGGTCATCCAGCGGGGGTAGAGCCTCATGATGTCATACAAGCATTGCTGGGGGCAACGGGCTATCTGACCTTGACCACCTTGCTTAGTGCGGCGATAGGGGCTTTATTGAGAAGAACCCTTCCGGCCCTGGTGATCCTGCTCGGCTATTATTTCATTATCAGTCCATGGTCGCGGGAGCTGCTGCCGGCTTACTTCCCGGATACGGCTGGACGTTACATGTACCTGCTGCCTTCCTCTGGCGAACTTAATGTCCTTACACCTGTGCAGGGAGGCGGTATTTTAATGATCTGGACAGTATCCCTTGTGGCAATAGCGATTGTATTCTACCGTATCCGGGATGCTTGA
- a CDS encoding ABC transporter permease, protein MKAFHAEISKLLSLPGIWLALLIGALAPAVVAAFDSLAQKEDILAGVSTRLPEVGYIGLGFGIQGVIILGVLAGSSEYRTESSEGAGGQQISTSLMAVSSRLQLFLAKAGAVSVISILLCILAVILIVPTTHYILGDYAPALEWTRLAGAVCYWTFTALLAFGLTLLTKQGTIPLTVLIINSSLVSFSVLLAKVTKLAFYLPDRAGVEMFMFTKNSALTEVTGSLFDSYHTPFTGGLIMFAWVTVLLGIAAIMFHRRDVAA, encoded by the coding sequence GTGAAGGCCTTCCATGCAGAAATCTCGAAATTGCTCTCGTTGCCGGGGATCTGGCTTGCCCTACTTATTGGAGCATTGGCTCCGGCAGTGGTGGCCGCCTTCGACAGTCTGGCCCAGAAGGAGGACATTCTGGCAGGCGTCAGCACACGGCTCCCTGAGGTGGGCTATATCGGGTTAGGCTTTGGTATACAGGGCGTGATTATCCTGGGGGTGCTGGCGGGCAGCAGCGAGTACCGGACAGAGAGCAGTGAAGGAGCCGGAGGGCAGCAGATTTCCACAAGTCTGATGGCTGTGTCATCGCGGCTTCAGTTGTTTCTGGCAAAAGCAGGCGCTGTATCCGTCATTAGCATCCTGCTGTGTATCCTTGCTGTGATTCTGATTGTGCCAACCACACACTATATATTAGGTGACTATGCCCCGGCTCTGGAATGGACCCGGCTTGCCGGTGCCGTCTGTTACTGGACCTTCACTGCACTGTTGGCCTTCGGGCTTACGCTGCTGACCAAGCAGGGTACGATCCCGCTTACTGTGCTTATAATCAATTCATCGCTGGTATCCTTCAGTGTCCTGCTGGCCAAGGTGACGAAGCTGGCATTCTATTTGCCGGACCGGGCCGGCGTGGAGATGTTTATGTTCACTAAGAACAGCGCCTTGACCGAGGTTACAGGCAGTCTGTTCGACAGCTATCACACCCCGTTCACCGGCGGTTTGATCATGTTTGCCTGGGTGACCGTGCTGCTTGGGATTGCAGCTATTATGTTCCATAGGAGGGATGTTGCAGCATGA
- a CDS encoding ABC transporter ATP-binding protein, whose product MLTINNLVKRRGKEEILSGITFEARPGRVTGFLGPNGAGKSSTLRILLGLDHTTSGSALIHGKPFAELQHPLRTVGAALDGSGAHPMRTGRAHLRWMACAAGLPRSRVEEVLDIVGLTKAAGTRVKRYSLGMGRRLGIAAALLADPEILILDEPVNGLDPEGIRWIRTFLRKRAEAGNTVLLSSHLMGELAETVDDVVIIKQGRIVADGTLQEVTGSHSTLEDAFFALTSEQAGDAW is encoded by the coding sequence TTGCTTACCATCAATAATTTAGTCAAACGCCGCGGTAAGGAGGAAATTCTATCCGGGATCACCTTCGAAGCGAGACCTGGAAGAGTCACGGGATTCCTGGGACCCAACGGGGCCGGCAAAAGCTCTACCCTCCGTATCCTGCTCGGACTGGATCATACCACCTCCGGAAGTGCCTTGATTCACGGCAAGCCCTTCGCAGAATTACAGCATCCGCTGCGAACCGTAGGTGCTGCACTTGACGGATCAGGAGCCCATCCGATGCGGACGGGACGGGCACATTTGCGCTGGATGGCTTGCGCCGCCGGTCTGCCCCGCTCCCGTGTCGAGGAAGTGCTGGATATCGTCGGTCTTACCAAGGCGGCAGGCACTAGAGTGAAGCGTTATTCTCTCGGCATGGGGAGAAGGCTCGGGATCGCGGCAGCGCTGCTTGCAGACCCGGAGATTCTGATTCTGGATGAACCTGTGAACGGTCTCGACCCCGAAGGCATCCGCTGGATACGGACATTTCTGCGTAAGCGGGCTGAGGCCGGGAATACGGTGCTGCTCTCCAGTCATCTTATGGGCGAGCTGGCCGAGACGGTTGACGATGTGGTGATCATTAAGCAGGGGAGAATTGTCGCAGACGGCACCTTGCAGGAGGTAACCGGCAGTCATTCCACGCTGGAGGATGCCTTCTTTGCCTTGACCTCTGAACAGGCAGGTGATGCTTGGTGA
- a CDS encoding HAMP domain-containing sensor histidine kinase, translating to MKQPRSLFRHFLKLHFLFILLPPLSMIVFSSFFGTSGPEARFNTLNLFYITVLMFTGIIVAFVVLSWLFFWRLRKRLTRLQEAMSATTAADSWTEPILIQKDRMDEIDLLGVSFNRMIRQLEDSRRREQEEAGLRQRLIANMSHDLRTPLTIMRGHVNRLNKEPMSPEGKSSLAEINQTITRTGELMDDLLSYTLLTSGKYPFEPAHTDMGRLVRASVAAWYPVFEEHGIQVDVDLPAEETFHWTADPGWMTRVLDNLFQNIIRHAADGKYACIAVDVQQERILVADSGPGMDRSAHGGGAGIGLSTVQYMLNTMNLKAEFNSSGQGTRVVIGKM from the coding sequence ATGAAGCAGCCCCGCTCCTTGTTCCGGCATTTTCTGAAGCTGCACTTTCTGTTCATCCTTCTTCCGCCCCTCTCGATGATCGTCTTCTCATCGTTCTTCGGAACTTCCGGGCCAGAAGCAAGGTTCAATACGCTGAATCTGTTTTACATTACAGTCCTTATGTTCACGGGTATTATTGTGGCGTTCGTTGTTCTATCCTGGCTGTTCTTCTGGAGACTCCGCAAACGTCTAACCCGCTTACAAGAAGCTATGTCCGCTACTACCGCTGCTGATTCGTGGACAGAGCCTATCCTGATTCAAAAGGACCGCATGGATGAAATAGACCTGTTAGGCGTTTCCTTCAACCGGATGATCCGGCAGCTGGAAGACAGCCGCAGGCGGGAGCAGGAAGAGGCCGGGCTGCGGCAACGGCTCATTGCCAACATGTCCCACGATCTGCGGACACCGCTGACCATCATGCGGGGACATGTCAACCGGCTGAACAAAGAACCTATGAGTCCAGAAGGAAAGAGCTCCTTAGCCGAGATCAACCAGACCATTACCCGGACCGGCGAGCTGATGGATGATTTGCTATCGTATACTTTGCTTACCTCAGGAAAATATCCCTTCGAGCCTGCCCACACAGACATGGGGCGCCTGGTAAGAGCCTCGGTTGCTGCGTGGTATCCGGTTTTTGAAGAACATGGCATTCAGGTCGATGTTGATCTGCCCGCAGAAGAGACCTTCCACTGGACAGCAGATCCTGGGTGGATGACCCGGGTGCTGGATAATCTGTTTCAGAATATCATTCGCCATGCAGCGGACGGGAAATATGCTTGTATCGCCGTGGATGTGCAGCAGGAACGGATTCTTGTCGCTGACAGCGGTCCGGGCATGGATCGCTCCGCTCACGGTGGCGGGGCGGGAATAGGGCTGTCGACCGTACAATACATGCTGAATACAATGAATCTGAAGGCTGAATTCAACTCCAGCGGGCAGGGGACGAGGGTAGTCATTGGCAAAATGTAA
- a CDS encoding response regulator transcription factor codes for MRTSILYIEDNEKIGTWVKEELEQRGYSVQWLLSGEGTEAEVAEYDVVILDIMLPGLDGFTIGKRLKKAAPAVPVLLLTARTSVDDKVEGLQFADDYVTKPFHTDELVARLEVLIRRSAGVYPDRITLGTHIEVDMKLQTLYDIRTGEEIILTGKQHQILMYFLRHPNQVLPKEQLFEAVWEEAYLPGDKTLLVHLHRLRQKLERDPETPEIIETLKGIGYRVKL; via the coding sequence TTGAGAACAAGCATACTTTATATTGAAGATAATGAGAAAATCGGCACTTGGGTTAAAGAGGAGCTGGAGCAGCGCGGATATTCGGTACAGTGGCTGTTATCCGGTGAGGGAACCGAGGCTGAGGTCGCGGAGTATGATGTCGTTATTCTGGATATCATGTTACCGGGCTTAGATGGATTCACTATAGGCAAGAGGTTGAAAAAGGCGGCACCCGCCGTCCCTGTGCTGCTGTTGACCGCCCGGACCTCTGTTGACGATAAGGTGGAGGGTTTACAATTCGCGGATGACTATGTCACTAAGCCCTTCCATACCGATGAATTAGTGGCCAGGCTGGAGGTATTAATCCGCCGTAGCGCCGGAGTCTACCCGGACCGTATTACACTGGGCACTCATATTGAAGTCGATATGAAGCTCCAGACCCTCTATGACATACGAACAGGAGAAGAGATTATATTGACCGGGAAGCAGCATCAGATCCTGATGTATTTCCTGCGCCATCCGAATCAGGTTCTGCCGAAGGAACAGCTCTTTGAAGCCGTCTGGGAGGAAGCCTATCTCCCTGGCGACAAGACCTTGCTGGTACATCTCCACCGGCTGCGGCAGAAGCTGGAGCGTGACCCGGAGACCCCGGAGATTATTGAGACGCTGAAGGGAATCGGCTACAGGGTGAAGCTATGA
- a CDS encoding aspartyl-phosphate phosphatase Spo0E family protein: protein MVNRNMLVHVRIERARNRLHLLAEKHHDLQHPAVLKQSMVLDELINQYNKKGEPQRLIESRESLENKHTLY, encoded by the coding sequence ATGGTGAACAGAAATATGCTCGTACATGTCCGGATTGAACGTGCCCGTAACCGGCTTCACCTTCTGGCGGAGAAACATCATGATCTTCAGCATCCTGCGGTCCTTAAGCAATCCATGGTATTGGATGAATTGATTAACCAGTATAATAAGAAGGGAGAGCCGCAGAGATTAATAGAGAGCAGGGAATCACTTGAGAACAAGCATACTTTATATTGA
- a CDS encoding transcriptional regulator, translated as MGSVHSIREELLAYMNGNQMIHSHFAELSGLNSGTLSRILKGKHPISMAQLAAITAGMKLPEDYFFEDYIEECFAFVVSMRRIRPFIFRSAQLDRLDCLEQIVNRLLEDLSYASLLFEFAELLYGDNKRQAARILYQGVSEAEKYQHSERLALCQYRIFRIEIEDQHDLEEKLRAAAQFELYVYRLDAADQLDAMKQLMHIYGLVHKWKRVDELAKKMHRIASIQYELENRRSDTIDEGLKRPERPCYYYILYAYLARATASEECGDYKRALSFVKMYANGERWVHENDEQSRQIIAQFSKWAVANTYLYRLMTGELDVLDEYADYIALHENEIFVAVRYIVRAANVFKLNVDSILDRFAPYIPYESSKTEFGEYKQTILKESYAQFLIELAIYLFNHNKSKEQALNTVLKGLEISIAMNSSKNMVACMILFEQYRDFADQELLERFKKLSSEVYQLNAKKDLILLDAL; from the coding sequence TTGGGATCGGTACATTCTATCCGGGAAGAACTGCTCGCGTATATGAACGGAAATCAAATGATACATTCCCATTTTGCGGAGTTATCGGGTCTCAATTCAGGTACGCTCAGCCGGATCTTAAAAGGTAAACATCCAATCTCCATGGCACAACTTGCTGCGATTACTGCTGGAATGAAGCTGCCGGAGGACTATTTTTTTGAAGACTACATCGAGGAATGCTTTGCTTTTGTAGTCTCCATGCGGCGGATACGCCCCTTTATTTTCCGCTCAGCCCAGTTAGATCGTCTGGATTGTCTTGAACAGATTGTGAACCGTCTGCTGGAGGATTTGTCTTATGCCTCTTTACTGTTTGAATTCGCTGAACTTTTGTATGGGGACAATAAACGCCAAGCTGCAAGGATACTGTATCAGGGTGTGAGCGAAGCCGAAAAGTATCAGCATTCCGAACGGTTAGCGTTATGCCAGTACCGGATATTTCGGATTGAAATAGAAGACCAGCACGATCTGGAGGAGAAATTACGCGCAGCTGCTCAATTTGAGTTGTATGTATATCGCTTAGACGCAGCCGATCAGCTCGATGCAATGAAACAGCTGATGCATATTTATGGTCTGGTACACAAGTGGAAGAGAGTGGACGAACTCGCTAAGAAAATGCACCGGATTGCATCCATTCAATATGAACTGGAAAACCGCCGGTCAGACACAATAGATGAAGGGTTGAAGCGTCCTGAGCGTCCTTGCTACTATTATATTCTGTACGCTTACTTAGCCAGAGCTACTGCCAGCGAAGAGTGCGGCGACTATAAGCGAGCATTATCCTTTGTGAAAATGTATGCAAATGGTGAACGCTGGGTTCATGAGAACGACGAGCAATCCAGGCAGATCATTGCACAATTTTCAAAATGGGCTGTTGCTAATACCTATCTGTACCGATTGATGACCGGAGAATTGGATGTATTAGATGAGTATGCAGACTATATAGCTCTTCACGAGAATGAAATATTTGTGGCAGTGCGTTATATCGTTCGAGCGGCGAATGTATTTAAGCTTAATGTCGACAGCATCTTGGATCGGTTCGCGCCATATATACCTTATGAATCCAGCAAGACAGAGTTCGGTGAATACAAGCAGACCATTCTAAAAGAGAGCTATGCGCAATTCCTCATCGAGCTGGCAATCTATCTTTTCAATCACAACAAGAGTAAGGAGCAGGCATTGAACACTGTATTGAAAGGATTGGAAATATCTATTGCCATGAATAGCAGTAAAAATATGGTTGCTTGTATGATTCTTTTTGAACAGTATAGGGATTTTGCGGATCAAGAACTGCTGGAAAGATTTAAAAAACTATCAAGTGAGGTGTATCAGCTCAATGCAAAAAAAGATCTTATTCTTCTTGACGCTCTGTAG
- a CDS encoding helix-turn-helix transcriptional regulator: protein MRIKDARKAAGYTQESIVHQINDTMKCTLRNYQNIEYGVVLPNVTLALLISHLFGVDPREVDEWKYSNQRADAQKNGN from the coding sequence TTGAGGATAAAGGATGCACGGAAAGCCGCAGGGTATACCCAAGAATCCATCGTACATCAGATCAATGACACCATGAAATGCACTTTGCGCAACTACCAGAATATTGAGTACGGTGTGGTACTCCCGAATGTTACCTTGGCGCTGCTCATCAGTCACTTGTTTGGTGTTGATCCCCGTGAAGTAGATGAATGGAAATACTCAAATCAACGTGCAGATGCGCAAAAAAATGGCAATTGA
- a CDS encoding TetR/AcrR family transcriptional regulator, giving the protein MNSIEGSLRVIKKKEITSSYIIQAAFELFAEYGIEKTSLGLIAKKVGITKSSIYYHFATKEELISRTFAHIFRDHHFTAYFDTESANKDNFAEILLSGGLSMLPSGEEEYRSTLRVLSEFAMLAERDEQFRAPLLKIQQDFVNGFVQLLSKGAEFGLIASSTIGVNAAILALLIDNLSRCKMMRMDLEYEQIWEEAVRRIILREDNQ; this is encoded by the coding sequence ATAAATTCAATCGAAGGGAGCCTGAGGGTTATCAAGAAGAAAGAGATTACATCCAGTTATATCATCCAGGCCGCATTTGAGCTTTTTGCTGAGTATGGCATAGAGAAGACGAGTCTGGGCTTGATTGCCAAAAAAGTGGGGATCACCAAATCCTCTATTTATTATCATTTTGCGACCAAAGAAGAGCTGATCAGCCGGACCTTTGCGCATATTTTCCGGGATCATCATTTTACAGCGTACTTTGATACGGAATCCGCCAATAAAGACAATTTTGCAGAAATATTACTCAGCGGCGGTCTAAGCATGCTGCCAAGCGGTGAGGAGGAGTATCGCTCCACATTAAGGGTGCTGAGTGAGTTTGCGATGCTGGCCGAGCGTGATGAGCAATTTAGAGCTCCGCTATTAAAAATTCAACAGGATTTTGTTAACGGTTTTGTTCAACTTCTGTCGAAGGGCGCTGAATTCGGGCTTATTGCTTCTTCAACCATCGGGGTTAACGCAGCCATTCTTGCCTTGCTTATTGATAATTTGTCCAGATGCAAGATGATGAGGATGGACCTCGAATATGAGCAGATTTGGGAAGAGGCTGTCCGAAGAATAATTCTTCGTGAAGATAACCAGTAA